Genomic segment of Ramlibacter henchirensis:
GAGTAGGAGCCTCTCAGCGCGAAGCAGAACCGTGACCAATCCGATGCAACTGTGGCGGCTGGCGGTCCAGTCCGTGAAGAACTGGTCCAACGACTACGCGCCCTCCATGGGCGCGGCGATCTCGTACTACACGGTGTTCTCGCTCGCCCCGCTGCTGGTGATCGTGATCGCGATCGCGGGCGGCGTGTTCGGCCGCGAGGCCGTGCAGGGCATGATTTCCGACCAGCTCTCCGGCCTGATGGGCGCGGGCGGCGCGGAGATGGTCGAAGGCCTGATCGCCAGCGCCAGCGACACGGACCGCGGCCTGGTCGCCGGCCTCATCAGCTTCTTCGTGCTGCTGGTGGGCGCCACCACCGTGTTCGCGGAACTGCAAAGCGCGCTGGACCGCATCTGGAAGGTGCCCGAATCGAAGAAGCCCTCGGGCATCTTCGGCCTGCTGCGCGCGCGGCTGCTGTCCTTCGGGCTGATACTGGGCGTGGCCTTCCTGCTCATGGTCTCGCTGGTGGTCAGCGCCATGCTCGCGGCTTTCGGTCAGTGGGCCGGTGGGCTGATGCCGGGCTGGGAAACGCTGCTGCACCTGCTGAACATCGCCGTCTCGATCGCCATCCTGACCGTGCTGTTCGCGATGATCTTCAAGCTGATGCCCTCGACGCCCGTGGGCTGGCGCGACGTCTGGGTCGGCGCGTTCGTGACGGCCATCCTGTTCGAGGTGGGCAAGTTCCTGATCGGGCTGTACATCGGCAAGAGCGGCATGACCGAGTCGTTCGAAGCAGCCGGGGCGCTGGTGCTGCTGCTGGCCTGGGTCTACTACGCGGCGCAGATCTTCCTGCTGGGCGCCGAGTTCACGAAGGCGTACGCGGACGCCCACGGCTCGCTGTCGCACGGCACGGCCCCGCCGCCGCGCGAGCCCGCGCAGGAGAATCCCACGAAGCGCTAGGCGCCCGCTGCGAGGCACGCAATGCGGCGCGCAGCGCGGATCTGCGTCGGATGAGCATCGCCAGGATCAGCCAAGGACATTACAATGTCCCGCACATGTCCAGCCCCGCAGTACCTGCATTGCCGATCGTGGTGGCCGACAGCGGCCCCGGCGTCGAGCTGGTACGCGGCACGCTGGCGGAAACCCCCTTCACCCTGCTCGCCGCCGAGACCTTGGCGCAGGCCAAGTCGGCGGTCTCGGCCGACACCCCGCTGGTGCTGTGCGGCTGCCACTTCGACGACGGGCGCCTGTACGACCTCCTGCGCTACATGAAGGCGCGCCCGGCGCTCAACTCCGTCCCCTTCCTCGCCGTCCGCGCCCATGCGGGCGAGCTGGACGACGCGATGTACGAGAGCGTGAAGATCGCCACCAGCGCACTGGGCGGCAACGGCTTCATCGACCTGTTCCGGTGGCGGCGTTTGTATGGGCAGGCGGAGGCGGCGCGGCAGTTTGCGCAGCAGGTCGGCACGCTGGCGCGACACGCGCGGGACTGATTCGCCGGGAGGGAGAGCCCTCACCCCAGCCCCCTCCCAGGGGGAGAGGGAGGAAAACCGTCAGAAGCCGGCTGCCAGGCCGTCGCGGCGGGAATCGGAAGCGGCGACGTAGCCTTCCACCTTCGGGTCGCCCGCGCGCCAGATGAACTGGCCGGCGCCGAAGTCCTGGTAGCTGTCGCGGATCACCTCGATGCGGTGTCCGCGCGAGGTGAGCTCCTGCACCGTGGCCGGGTCCATCTGCCGCTCCACGTTGATCTCCAGCCCGTGGTTGTAGCGCCAGCGCGGCGCGTCGCACGCGGCCTGCGGGTTCTGGCCGTAATCGAGCATGCGAACGACGGTCTGCATGTGGCCCTGCGGCTGCATGTTCGCCCCCATCACGCCGAACGACATCACAGGTTGCCCGTTCCGGGTGAGGAACGCCGGGATGATGGTGTGGAACGGCCGCTTGCCCGGCGCGACCTGGTTGGGGCCCGGCTCCAGGCTGAAGCCGTGGCCGCGGTTCTGCAGGCTGATGCCGAACTCGGGTTCGACCACGCCGGAGCCGAAGCCCATGTAGTTGCTCTGGATGAAGCTGACCATCATCCCGTCCTCGTCGGCAGCGGTCAGGTAGATCGTGCCGCCCTTGGCCGGGGTGCCGGCGCCGAAGTCCTGCGCCTTCTTCATGTCGATCAGCTTCGCGCGCGAAGCCAGGTAGCCGTCGTCCAGCATCTGCTCGGGCGTCACGGTCATGGCCGAGGGCTCGGCGACGTACTTGTAGACGTCGGCGAAGGCGAGCTTCATGGCTTCGATCTGCAGGTGCTGCGAATCGGCGCCGTCCACCTTCATGCCGGCGAGATCGAACTTCTCCAGGATGCCGAGCGCGATCTGGGCGGCGATGCCCTGCCCGTTGGGCGGGATCTCGTGCAGCGTGTGGCCGCGGTAGTTGCGCGCGAGCGGCGTCACCCATTCGGGCTGGTAGGCCGCGAAGTCCTTGGCGGTGATGGTGCCGCCATGCTCGCCGGCGAAGCGCTCGATGGCGTGCGCGATCTCGCCGCCGTAGAACGCGGCGCCCGTGGTGTCCGCGATCCTGCGCAGGCCGCGCGCGGCGGCGGGGAAGCGGAACAGCTCGCCCACGCGCGGCGCGCGGCCCCAGGGCAGGAACGCCTGCGCGAAACCGGGATTGCGCCCGAGCTCGGGGATGGCCGCTTCCCACTTCTGCTGCACGACGATGGGCAGCAGGTAGCCGCGCTCGGCGATCTCGATGGCGGGGGCCAGCACGTCGCCGAAGGGCAGCTTGCCGAAGCGCTCGGACAACGCCACCCAGGAGCCGACCGCGCCCGGCACGGTGATCGAATCGGGCCCGCGCTTGGGCGGGGTCTTCGCGCCGTCACCGTGCTTCTTCTTGAAGTAGGCGGGCGTCCAGGTGGCGGGCGCGCGGCCGGAACCATTGAGGCCGTGGAGCTGCTTGCCGTCCCACAGGATGGCGAAAGCGTCGCTGCCGATGCCGTTGCTCACCGGCTCGCAGACCGTCATCGCGGCCGCCGCGGCGATGGCCGCATCGACGGCGTTGCCGCCCTGCCAGAGGATGCGCAGCCCCGCCTGCGCCGCAAGCGGGTGCGAGGTGGAGACCACGTTGCGCGCGAAGACGGGGATGCGGGTGGTCGGATAGGGGTTGTGGAAATCGAAATGCATGGTGTGTCTCAGTCGGCCGTCAGCTTGCGCTCGTCGATGATCTTCTTCCACTTGGCGCGGTCGGCCGCGGCCATGGTGGCGAACTGCTGCGGCGTGCCGCCGGCCGGCTCGATGCCCAGGCGGGCGAGGCGGTCCTTCACCTCGGCGTCCTGCAGCGCCTGGTTGATGCCGGTGTTCACGCGCGCCACGATGTCGGCGGGCAGGCCCCTGGGGCCGTACAGGCCGAACCAGGTGACGGTCTCGTAGCCCGGCACGGTCTCGGAGATGGCGGGCAGGTCGGGCAGCAGCGGCGAACGTTTCGCGCTGGTGATGCCCAGCGCCTTGAGCCGCCCTTCGCGCACGTGCGGCAGGCCGCTGGGCAGCGAATCGAACAGCACGTCGATCTTGCCGCTCATCAGGTCGGGGATCGCCAGTGCCGTGCCGCGATAGGGGATGTGCACCAGGAACAGGCCGGCCTGCGCCTTGAAGTACTCGGCGCCGAGGTGGACGATGGTGCCGTTGCCGCTGCTCGCGTAATTGAGCCTGCCCGGGTTCTTGCGCGCGTAGTCGACCCACTCCTTCACGTTCTTCGCGGGCGCGGAATTGGGCACCAGCATGATGCTGGGCGCGCTGCCCACGTGCGAGATCGGCGTGAAGTCGGCCACCGCGTCGTACGGCAGCCTGGCCGTGGCGAAGCTGGGCCCGATGCTGTGCGTGCTGCTGGTGGCCAGCAGCAGCGTGTAGCCGTCCGGCGCCGCCTTGGCGACGATGTCCGAACCGATGGAGCCGCCCGCGCCGGGCTTGTTGTCCACGACGACGGCGGCGCCCAGGCGCTCGCCCAGCTTGGCCGAGACCGCGCGGGCGAAGATGTCGGTGGCCCCGCCCGCCGGGAACGGCACGACGAGGCGGATCGGCTTGTTCGGATAGGCGCTCTGCGCCCACGACGGCGCGACGGCGGCCGCCGAGGCGGCCAGCAGGAGGGTGCGGCGTGTGCTCATGGAGGGATTATGGTGGGGTGGTTGCATGCAAACGGATGAGTAGGCGGGGGAACCGGGCCGCGGGGCTGCACCGGCTGCGCGCGTGCCCTCACCCCAACCCTCTCCGAGAGGGAGAGGGAGCTAGCCGCTGTTGCGCTTCTGGTCCATCCGCCGGACCAGTTCGCGTGCCTCGTCGCCTTCCGGGATCGGCTTGCCGCTGTCGCGCCATTGCACGGCGGCCTTGAAGCCTTCTGTTTGCGCGTACCGCCGGAACCACATGCCTTCCGGGTTGTGGCGTGTGATCCCGTCGAACACGGTCGCCAGCTGCTGGGTCTGCTCCAGCCCCATGGTGAGCATCACGTGGTTGACCACCATCTTGTGCATGGCCAGGTGCCCGCGGGGCACGCCGGTGATGCGCGCGGCCAGCTTCATGGTGGCGGCGTCCAGCTGGTCGGCCGGCACGCACTCGTTGGCCAGCCCCCACTGCGCGGCGGTGCGGCCGTCGATGGTGTCGCCGGTGAACATGAGCTGTTTGGCCCGCGTGGGCCCGAGGCGGAAGGTCCACATCGCGGTGGTCGGGCAGCCCCAGACCCGCGTGGGCATGTAGCCGATGCGCGCGTCCTCGGCCATCACCAGCAGGTCGCAGCACAGGGCGATGTCGCTGCCGCCCGCCGCCGCGTAACCGTGCACCTTGGCGATCGTCGGCTTGGGGCTGCGCCATAGCGCCATGAAGTCCTCGGTGTTGCCCTTCATGTAGGCGTAGTCGACCATCGGGTCCCAGGGGAAGCGCTCCTGCTGGCAGGGATGGTCCGTTTCTCCCTGGCCGAAGAAGGTGAGGTCGTAGCCGCCGCAGAAGCCCTTGCCGGCGCCTTCGACCACGATGACGTGGACTTCCTCGTCTGCGTTGGCCCACTCGACGGCCTTGCGGATGTCGCGCGGCGTGTCCTCGTTGATGGCGTTCAGGCGCTCGGGACGATTGAGCAGCAGGCGCGCGATGCGCGGGTTGGCGGGGTCCTTGGCGATGCGGACCGTGCTGAGTTCGAGCATGGGAAAACCTCCTTGAAGGCGTCATCCCCGCGGAGGCAGGGATCCAGGGCTTTCCTTGCGGCCTCTGGACCCCCGCCTGCGCGGGGATGACGGTTTGGGTGAACGAAGCGTCAGTCGGCGTACACGCCCGCCTTGCGGATCACCGGTCCCCACTTGGCGATCTCCGCCTCCAGGTGCGTGCGCAGACCGGCCGGGGTGATCTTGTCCATCGGAACGATGTCGGAGCTCAGGTCGGTCAGGCGCTTCTTGACCTCGGGATCCTGCATCGCGACGCGCAGGGCCGCATTGAGCTTCTCGATCACCGGCTGCGGCGTGCCCTTGGGCGCATACATGCCGTGCCACACCTTGACCTCGAAGCCTTTCAGGCCCTGCTCGTCGAGCGTGGGCACGTTGGGCAGCACGTCCAGCCGCTTGGGCACGGTGACGCCATAGACCTTGACGCGCTGGTCCTTGATCAGGGGCACGGTCTGCGTGGTCTGGTCGCACAGCAGGTCGACCTGGCTTCCCAGCAGCGCGTTCATCGCGGGGCCGGTGCCGCTGAACGGAACCGTGGTCAGCTCCACGCCCATAGCGCTCATGAACAAGAGGCCGCACAGGTGCGACACCGCGCCCAGGCCGGCGTTGGCCAGCGAGACCTTGTTGCCTTCCCGCTTGAGGTGGGCCTGCAGTTCCTGGAAGGTGTTGGCCGGGAAGTCCTTGCGCGCCAGCAGGGTCATGGGCACGTCGACCACCTGGCCGATGTACTCGAAGTCCTTGAGCGGGTCGAACTGCAGCTTCTTGTAGAGGGCCGGCGCGGTGGACATGCCCATGTGGTGCAGGAAGATGGTGTAGCCGTTGGGCTGTGCGCGCGCCACCTTCGTGGCCGCGATGGTGCCGCCGGCGCCGACCGCGTTCTCCACCACCACGGTCTGCCCCAGGTGTTTGCCCATCGGGATGGCGATCATGCGGGCCACCACGTCAGTGGGCCCGCCGGCGGCGAAGGGCACGACCAGCGAGACCTGGCGCTCGGGGAACGCGCCCTGGGCGGCGGAGCCGAAGGACACTGCGGCCAGCGAGGCCGCTAGCAGGGTTTTGAGGAAGCGGTTCAACTCATGTCTCCTGTTGGCATGCGAACACGAAGACATTACCCCCGGGGCACGTGAACCGTATCCGCACTTTCCTTGAGATACGGGTTAGCGTGAACGCAGCAACGGGCCGACGCGGGGCGCGCGCGCGATGGCCCACACGCCATCAAGGACTTGACGCATGTCGGCCGCCGGGCGGGGATCCCGGTCTTCGTCGGGCCGCTCCCTGGCAAGCGGCATCCTGCCGCAGCCCTACACTCCCGCCCCGTGAGAGACCAGGACGTCGAGCCCTTCTTCGCCACCCTGCAGGCGGCCAACCCGTCGCCCGAAACCGAGCTCGAGTACACGAGCGTGTTCGAGCTGCTCGCGGCCGTCCTGCTGTCGGCGCAGGCGACCGACGCGGGCGTCAACAAGGCGACCAGGCGGCTGTTCCCGGTGGCGGGCACGCCGCAGGCCATCCTGGACCTGGGGCTGGAGCGGCTGGAGGAGTCCATCCGGACCATCGGGCTGTACCGCACCAAGGCACGCAACCTGCTGGCCACCTGCCGCATCCTCGTCGACCAGCACGGCGGCGAGGTGCCGCGCACGCGGGATGCGCTGGAGGCGCTGCCCGGCGTGGGCCGCAAGACGGCCAACGTGGTGCTGAACGTGGCGTTCGGCGAGGCGACGATGGCCGTCGACACGCACATCTTCCGGGTGAGCAACCGCACCGGGCTGGCGCCCGGCAAGGACCCGCTCGAGGTGGAGCACAAGCTGCTCGAACGCGTGCCGGCCAAGTACCTGCACGACGCGCACCACTGGCTGATCCTGCACGGGCGCTACGTCTGTGTGGCGCGATTGCCGCAGTGCTGGCGCTGCGCCGTGCGGGCGTATTGCGACTACGAGCCGAAGACGCCGCCGCCTGGCGACCGTGCGGGCTGAGCCCGTCGAAGCCCCGCGCTCGGGGGTCGAACTCATGGGCAGCCGAGCCCTGCGGTGGTATCGTCCCGCCCCATGGCCGGAGAGCTTCACTCCACTTTCTACGACGAGCTGCATCTGCCCCGCACCGCGTCGTTCGAGGACGTGCGCTCGGCCTACCGGCGGCTCGCCCGGGAGCACCATCCCGACCGCGCCGGGGCCGACGGCGCCGCCATGGCCCGCATCAACCAGGCCTACGAGGTGCTGTCCGACCCCGACCGGCGGGCCCGCTACGACGAACGCCTCGACGCGCCGAAGCCCGCGCCTCGCAAGCCGGGGCGCGTCGTGCTGCCCGGCGACCGCAAGCGCTATCGGCTGAAGTGGGTCTTGACGGGCGTCGCCGTCGTGGTGGTGTCCGGCCTGGCCGTGCTGGCCGGGCTGCGAGCGCGACAAGCCCCTGCGCCCACCGCCAAGCGCGCGCAGCCGCTGTCGCATCCGCTCCCCCAGCCGGCCGCGCAAAACACGGCCCGACCGGCAGGCGAAGGCAGCGGTTTGAGGCTCATCCCTTCGCGCAGCATCTCCTCCGTGCCCTCCGCCGGCAGGCCCGGCACCGCCCAGGCTCAGTAGCGGCACCCGCCTGCTACATTGGCCGGATGGAAATCCAGGACCTCCAGCAAACACTGGCCGAGATGGGCCAGAACGTCGACGCGCTCAAGGAGAACCAGTTCGCCCTCGTGGCGCAGGTGCAGGTGCTGCAGGCCGCCCTGGCCAGCGCGCTGATGCACCATCCCGACCGCAAGGCGGTGCTCGCCGCGTTCGAGCGCTACATGAAGGTGGCCAAGGATTCCGCGCCCAACCTCGCCAGCCGCATGGAAGGACTGGAAGCGGGGATGCTGTCGCTGCTGGGAAAGCACCAGGCCTGATCAGCGGCCGGCCGTCGTCTCCAGCCCGGTCCAACCACCCCCCAACGACTGGATCAACGCCACCGCCGCCGCCTGCCGGTCGGACTGCAGCTGCACCAGCGCGCGGCGGGCGTTCTGCGCGGTCGCCTGCGCATTGACCACCTCGGTGAAGCCCACCTGCCCCGCCTGGTAGCGGTTGAGCACCTGCTGCTCCACCAGGTCGGCCGCGCGCGAGGCTTCCTCGCGCAGCGTGACCTGCTGCGACAGCACGCGCACGCCGGCCAGCTGGTCCTCGACGTTCTGGAAGGCGGTCAGCACGGTCTGGCGATACCGCGCCACCGCTTCCTCGAAACCGGCCCGCGCGGCGTCGACCTGCGCGCCGGTCGCGCCGGCGTTGAAGATCGTCTGAGCCACCGAAGCGCCGAGCGCCCACACCAGCGAGGAGGCGCTGAACAGGTCGCCGATGCTCGCCGCGCCCGCGCCCAGCGAGCCGCTCAGGCGAAGGCTGGGGAACCAGGCGCTCTGCGCGATACCGATCTCCTCGTTGGCCTGCGCCACGCGGCGCTCGGCGGACGCGATGTCGGGCCGGCGCTGCAGCAGGGTCGAGGGCACCGACAGCGGCACGTCGGGCACGGTGATCGGCCAGTTCGGCTCGGCCTTCAGCGAGAAGCTGGCGGGCGCCTGCCCGACCAGCACCGCGATCGCGTGTTCGAGCTGCGCGCGCTGCCGCTCCACCGTCAGCAGGTCGGCGCGCGCGTTGGCCAGCTGGGTCTGCGCCTGCAGCACGTCGGTGCGCGCGGCGATGCCGGCGTTGTAGCGGTTGTTGGTGATCTGCAGCACCCGCTCGTAGCCGGCGACGGTTTGCGACAGCAGGTGCCGCTGCGCGTCGGCTTCGCGCAGGCCGAAGTAGTTGGCCGCCACCTCGCCCTGCGCGGCCAGACGCGCGGCTGCCAGGTCCGCGAGGCTGGCCTGCTCGCCCGCGCGTGCGCCGGCGACGCTTCGCGAGAGGCGCCCCCACACATCGGGCTCCCAGCTCGCGCCGATGTCGAACTGGTAGCTGCTGCGCGTGCTGCCCCCGCCGGATCCGGTGACGACGGTCGCGCCGGTCGACGTGGTCGTGGTCGTCGTGCCGCCACCGCGCGTACCGCTGCGATTGGCGCTGGCGTCGAGGCCGACGACGGGGAACAACGTGGCCCGCTGCTGCGCGACGAGGGCCCGCGCCTGGGCATACGCGGCTGCGGCCGCAGCCACGTTCTGGTTGGACACCTCGACCCGCGCGGCCAGGTCGCTGAGGACGGGGTCGTTGAACAGCTGCCACCACGGGCCGCGCTCCAGGGTATCGGCCGGCGCGGCGCGAACCCATTCGCCCTGGCCTTGCTTGAAGGCGACGGGCGTGTCGACGACGGGCGGGGTGTCGTAGCGCGGGCCGATGGACGCGCAGGCGGTGAGCGCGAGGCAGATGGCCAGGCAGAGGGGTTTGAGGAGCAACGATCGAGTCATGGCGACGCGCGAGGGCAGGATGAGGGCTGTCTTGCTCCCTCCCTTCCGGGGGAGGGTTGGGGTGGCCGCATGCTCACGCCGCCTCCGGCACGTGGCTGCGCGCCAGCGCGCGCTCGTGCGGGCTTCTGCGCCGCAGCTTGTCCAGCAGCAGGTACACCACCGGCGTCGTGAGCAATGTGAGCAGCTGGCTGGCGATCAGCCCGCCGACGATGGCGATCCCCAGCGGCCGGCGCAGCTCCGCGCCCTCGCCGAAACCGATCGCCAGCGGCAGCGCGCCCAGCGCGGCAGCCAGCGTGGTCATGAGGATCGGCCGGAAGCGCAGCAGGCACGCCTCTCGCACCGCCGCCACCGGCGACAGCCCGCGCGAGCGCTCGGCGTCGAGGGCGAAGTCGATGATCATGATCGCGTTCTTCTTCACGATGCCGATCAGGAGGAACAGCCCGATCAGCGCCATGATCGACAGCTCCAGGCGGAACAGCATCAGCCCGAGCACCGCGCCCACCCCGGCCGAGGGCAGCGTGGAGAGCACGGTGATCGGATGCACCAGGCTCTCGTACAGCACGCCCAGCACGAGGTAGATCACGACGATCGCCGCCAGGATCAGCAGCGGCTGCTGCGACTGCGACTCCTGCGCCGCGCGCGCAGTGCCCTGGAAGCTGCCCCGCACATTCGTCGGCATCGCGATCGCGGCCTCCGCCGCCTTCACCGCCGCCTGCCCTTCGACGATGGTGCTGCCTTCGGCCAGGTTGTACGAGATCGTGGTCGCCAGTTCCGCGTCCTGGTGGTTCAGCGACGTGGCGGTGGGCCGCTCGACCACCTTCGCGATGGCCGACAGCGGCACCATGTTCCGCGCCGACCCGCTCAGCGCCTGCCCCGTCGCCTGGTCGCGCAGTGCGGGGTTGATGGTAGTGCTGGTCGCCGTCGTGGTCGTGCCGGCCGAAGCCGTGCTGCCGGTCGCCGCCGGGGACGCGACCGCATTGCGCGCCGGCACGTAGACGTCGCGCAGCGCGAGCGGGCTGAGGATGTAGCGCTGCGCCACGCCCAGGATCACGCGGTACTGGTTCAGCTCGCCATAGATCGTGGCCACCTGCCGCTGGCCGAAGGCGTTGTACAGCGCGTTGTCGACGTCGCGCGAGGTGATGCCCAGGCGCGAAGCGCTGTCCTTGTCGACTTCGACGAACAGCTCCACGCTGTTCTCCTGCTGGTCGGTGTCCACATCCACCAGCGCCGGCTGCCGTTTCATCGAGTCGGCCAGCCGCGTGGCCCAGCGCTTGAGGTCCTCGACGTTGTCGCTCTTGAGCGTGTACTGGTAGGTCGAGCTGCTCTGCCGGCCGCCCATGCGCAGGTCCTGCACCGGGTTGAGGAACAGGCTCACGCCCGGGACGTTCTTCTGCAGCTGCGGCCGCAACCGCGCGATCACCGCCTGCGCCCGCTCGCCCTGCGCGCGCTCGGAAGCGGGCTTCAACGTGACGAACATGAAGCCGCCGCCCGCACGGCCGCCGCCGGTGAAGCCCACCACCGTGTCCACTGCGGGATCGGCGCGGATGATGTCCACCAGCTGGCGCAGCTTCTCCTGCATGGCCTGGAACGAGATGCTCTGGTCGGCGCGCAGGCCGCCCGTGATCTGGCCGGTGTCCTGCTGCGGGAAGAAGCCCTTGGGGATCTTCACGAACAGGTAGGCGTTCAGCCCGATCACGACCAGCAGGATGGCCAGCACCATCCAGCGCGCCTGCAGCGCCCAGTCCAGGGTCCAGGCGTACGTGCGGTGCATCGCGTCGTAGCTGCGCTCGGCCCAACGTGCGAGGCGGCCGGGCGGCTTGCCGGACGCGTCGTGCGGCTTCAGCAGCCAGGCGCACAGCATCGGCGTGGTGGTCAGCGAGATCAGCAGCGAGATCATCACGGCCGCCGACAGCGTGACCGCGAACTCGCGGAACAGCCGACCGACCTGCCCGCCCATGAACAGCAGCGGGATGAACACCGCCACCAGCGACAGGCTGATCGACAGCACCGTGAAGCCGACCTCGCGCGCGCCCAGCAGCGCCGCCTGGAAGCGGTTCATGCCGCGCTCCAGGTGGCGGCTGATGTTCTCCAGCACCACGATGGCGTCGTCCACCACGAAACCGGTGGCGACCGTCAGCGCCATCAGGCTCAGGTTGTTGAGCGAGAAGCCCATCAGCAGCATCACGCCGAAGGTGCCCAGCAAGGAGACCACGGTGGCCACGGCGGGAATGAAAGTGGCCCGCGCGCTGCGCAGGAACACGCTGACCACCAGCACGACCAGCGCGATGGCGATCGCCAGCGTCAGCTCCACCTCGTGCAGCGAGGTGCGGATCGAGGTCGTTCGGTCCGAAGCCAGCACCAGCCGGATGTCCGGCGGCAGCGCCTCCTGCAGTTCGGGCAGCAGGGCCTTCACCGCGTCGACGGTCTTGATCACGTTGGCGCCGGGCTGCAGCGTGATCGGCACCACCACCGCGGGCTCGCCGTTGAACAGGCCGATGGTGTTGACGTTCTCCACGCTGTCGCTGACCGTCGCGATGTCGCCCAGCCGTACCGCCGCTCCATCGCGCCAGGCCACCACCAGGCCTCGGTAGTCGGCGGCCGAAAGGCGGCCCGCCCCGATGGCGATCAGCCCGTCGGCGCCTGGAGCGCTGCTGCCGGTGCTGGTGTAGATCTGCAATCGGCGGCCGCTCGCATCCTGCACGTCGCCCTTGGGCCGGTTGGCGCTGCCGGCCTGCAGTGCGGCGCGCACGTCCTCGGTGGCGATGCCGTACCTGGTGAGCGCGAAGGGATTCAGTTCCACCCGCACCGCCGGCTGCGAGCCGCCGCCCAGCTCCACGTCGCCGACGCCCTGCACCTGGGCGATCTTCTGCTGCACGACGTTGGAGACCGCGTCGTAGATCTGGCCGGGCGTGCGGCGCGGCGAGGTCAGCGCGAGGATCAACACCGGCGCGGCCGCCGGGTTGGCCTTGCGGTAGGTGGGGTTGCTTCGCAGGTTGGCCGGCAGGTCGGCGCGCGACGCGTTGATGGCGGCCTGCACTTCGCGCGCGGCCGAATCGATGTTGCGGTTGAGGTCGAACTGCAGGTTGATGCGGGTCGAGCCGACGCCGCTGCTGGACGTCATCTCGTTGACGCCCGCGATCACGCCCAGCCGCCGCTCCAGCGGCTGCGCGACGCTCGTCGCCATCGTCTCCGGGCTGGCGCCGGGGAGGTTGGCGCTGACCGTGATGACGGGAAAGTCGACCTGCGGCAGCGAGGCGACCGGCAGCTTGAAGAACGCGGCGATGCCGGCCAGCGCGATCCAGACCG
This window contains:
- a CDS encoding efflux RND transporter permease subunit, giving the protein MNLSAPFVRRPVGTVLLTVWIALAGIAAFFKLPVASLPQVDFPVITVSANLPGASPETMATSVAQPLERRLGVIAGVNEMTSSSGVGSTRINLQFDLNRNIDSAAREVQAAINASRADLPANLRSNPTYRKANPAAAPVLILALTSPRRTPGQIYDAVSNVVQQKIAQVQGVGDVELGGGSQPAVRVELNPFALTRYGIATEDVRAALQAGSANRPKGDVQDASGRRLQIYTSTGSSAPGADGLIAIGAGRLSAADYRGLVVAWRDGAAVRLGDIATVSDSVENVNTIGLFNGEPAVVVPITLQPGANVIKTVDAVKALLPELQEALPPDIRLVLASDRTTSIRTSLHEVELTLAIAIALVVLVVSVFLRSARATFIPAVATVVSLLGTFGVMLLMGFSLNNLSLMALTVATGFVVDDAIVVLENISRHLERGMNRFQAALLGAREVGFTVLSISLSLVAVFIPLLFMGGQVGRLFREFAVTLSAAVMISLLISLTTTPMLCAWLLKPHDASGKPPGRLARWAERSYDAMHRTYAWTLDWALQARWMVLAILLVVIGLNAYLFVKIPKGFFPQQDTGQITGGLRADQSISFQAMQEKLRQLVDIIRADPAVDTVVGFTGGGRAGGGFMFVTLKPASERAQGERAQAVIARLRPQLQKNVPGVSLFLNPVQDLRMGGRQSSSTYQYTLKSDNVEDLKRWATRLADSMKRQPALVDVDTDQQENSVELFVEVDKDSASRLGITSRDVDNALYNAFGQRQVATIYGELNQYRVILGVAQRYILSPLALRDVYVPARNAVASPAATGSTASAGTTTTATSTTINPALRDQATGQALSGSARNMVPLSAIAKVVERPTATSLNHQDAELATTISYNLAEGSTIVEGQAAVKAAEAAIAMPTNVRGSFQGTARAAQESQSQQPLLILAAIVVIYLVLGVLYESLVHPITVLSTLPSAGVGAVLGLMLFRLELSIMALIGLFLLIGIVKKNAIMIIDFALDAERSRGLSPVAAVREACLLRFRPILMTTLAAALGALPLAIGFGEGAELRRPLGIAIVGGLIASQLLTLLTTPVVYLLLDKLRRRSPHERALARSHVPEAA